In Malus sylvestris chromosome 15, drMalSylv7.2, whole genome shotgun sequence, a single genomic region encodes these proteins:
- the LOC126602283 gene encoding uncharacterized protein LOC126602283, with protein sequence MMTNSLEELGKHPTSVHYVREDSEYVRLVVSNETRAAEADILQPQSETRVKSFLWWIRALAWCLVIIILLLIFLKWGMPFLFEKVLLPIMQWEATAFGRPVLALVLVASLALFPVVLIPSGPSMWLAGMIFGYGLGFVIIMVGTTIGMVLPYLIGLFFRDRIHQWLNRWPRNAAMIRLAGEGSWFHQFRVVALFRVSPFPYTIFNYAIVVTSMTFWPYLCGSVAGMVPEAFIYIYSGRLIRTFANVKYGNYHLTKVEIVYNVISLIVAVITTVAFTVYAKNALNKLKRAETSGGAEASALDHGSLEMEKLPLEKPKHIRTW encoded by the exons ATGATGACAAACTCCTTGGAAGAGTTAGGGAAGCATCCAACCTCAGTGCATTATGTTAGAGAAGACAGTGAGTATGTTAGGCTGGTTGTATCCAATGAAACAAGGGCGGCAGAAGCTGATATCTTGCAGCCTCAATCAGAGACAAGGGTTAAATCTTTCTTGTGGTGGATTAGAGCCTTAGCTTGGTGCCTTGTTATCATTATATTGCTCCTCATTTTCTTAAAATGGGGGATGCCGTTTCTTTTTGAAAAG GTTCTCTTACCAATAATGCAATGGGAAGCTACTGCATTTGGCCGTCCAGTTCTTGCCCTTGTTCTCGTTGCTTCACTCGCTTTGTTCCCTGTGGTCCTAATACCTTCTGGCCCTTCCATGTGGCTGGCTGGAATGATATTTGGTTATGGCTTAGGGTTTGTTATCATCATGGTCGGAACAACTATTGGGATGGTCCTGCCATATCTAATTGGTCTGTTTTTCCGTGATCGCATACAT CAATGGTTAAATAGATGGCCCCGAAATGCTGCAATGATTAGACTTGCCGGGGAAGGGAGTTGGTTCCATCAATTTCGAGTGGTTGCTCTCTTTAGGGTTTCACCCTTTCCGTACACAATTTTTAACTATGCAATCGTTGTTACCAGTATGACATTTTGGCCCTACTTATGTGGATCAGTTGCTGGAATGGTGCCAGAGGCTTTCATTTACATCTACAG TGGTCGCTTAATAAGGACATTTGCAAATGTTAAGTATGGGAACTATCACTTGACTAAAGTGGAGATTGTATACAACGTTATATCCTTAATTGTTGCAGTTATAACCACAGTTGCTTTTACTGTTTATGCAAAAAATGCTTTAAATAAGCTTAAAAGGGCAGAAACTAGTGGAGGAGCGGAAGCATCAGCCTTGGACCATGGCAGTTTAGAGATGGAGAAGCTTCCCCTTGAAAAACCCAAGCATATAAGAACATGGTAG
- the LOC126602282 gene encoding endoglucanase 25-like, whose protein sequence is MSMYGRDPWGGPLEINTADSATDDDRSRNLQDLDRAALSSRPLDETQQSWLLGPSGEQKKKKYVDLGCIIVSRKIFVWTVGTLLVSAFLAGFITLIVKTVPRHHHARPPPDNYTLALRKSLMFFNAQRSGKLPKHNNVSWRGNSCLKDGNDPSTTFKDLAGGFYDAGDAIKFNFPASFAMTMLSWSVIEYSAKYEAAGELSHVKEIIKWGSDYFLKTFNHSADSIDRLVAQVGVGSTAGGSTTPNDHYCWMRPEDIDYQRPVSECHSCSDLAAEMAAALAASSIVFKDNKAYSQKLVHGAKTLFRFSREQRGRYSAGGSTDAATFYNSTSYWDEFIWGGAWMYYATGNSSYLQLATTPGLAKHAGAFWGGPDYGVLSWDNKLAGAQVLLSRLRLFLSPGYPYEEILRTFHNQTSIIMCSYLPVFTTFNRTKGGLIQLNHGRPQPLQYVVNAAFLATLYSDYLDAADTPGWYCGPNFYSTDVLREFAKTQIDYILGKNPRKMSYVVGFGNHYPKHVHHRGASIPKNKIKYNCKGGWKWRDTPKANPNTIDGAMVAGPDKHDGFRDVRSNYNYTEPTLAGNAGLVAALVALSGEKSVGIDKNTIFSAVPPMFPTPPPPPAPWKP, encoded by the exons ATGAGCATGTACGGCAGGGACCCCTGGGGGGGCCCGCTGGAGATAAACACGGCTGACTCTGCCACCGACGACGACCGCAGCCGGAACCTACAGGATCTGGACAGGGCGGCGCTGTCGTCGCGGCCGCTGGACGAGACTCAGCAGAGCTGGCTGCTGGGCCCCTCCGGcgagcagaagaagaagaagtatgTGGATCTGGGATGCATCATCGTCAGCCGTAAGATCTTTGTGTGGACGGTCGGGACGCTACTGGTGTCGGCCTTCCTGGCGGGCTTCATCACGCTCATCGTCAAGACTGTGCCGCGTCACCACCACGCCCGCCCTCCCCCCGACAACTACACTTTGGCGCTTCGCAAGTCCCTAATGTTTTTCAACGCCCAGCGAT CCGGAAAACTCCCAAAGCATAACAATGTGTCGTGGAGGGGTAATTCGTGCTTAAAGGATGGCAATGATCCCTCCACCACTTTCAAAGATCTTGCCGGTGGCTTTTATGATGCCGGAGATGCCATCAAGTTCAACTTCCCGGCCTCCTTCGCCATGACCATGCTCAGCTGGAGCGTCATTGAATACAGTGCTAAGTATGAAGCTGCTGGGGAACTCTCCCATGTTAAAGAAATCATTAAATGGGGATCCGATTACTTTTTGAAGACCTTCAACCATTCTGCCGATTCCATTGACCGACTTGTTGCCCAG GTTGGGGTAGGATCTACTGCCGGAGGAAGTACTACTCCTAATGATCATTATTGCTGGATGCGTCCTGAGGATATTGACTACCAGCGTCCTGTGTCTGAGTGTCATAGTTGCTCTGATCTAGCTGCTGAAATGGCCGCCGCTCTAGCTGCTTCATCCATAGTTTTCAAAGATAACAAGGCATACTCTCAGAAACTTGTTCATGGTGCAAAAACACTCTTCAGGTTTTCAAGGGAGCAGAGAGGCAGATATAGTGCTGGTGGTAGCACGGATGCAGCAACCTTCTACAACTCCACCAGTTATTGGGATGAGTTCATATGGGGTGGAGCTTGGATGTATTATGCTACTGGAAATTCCTCTTATCTTCAGCTTGCAACAACTCCGGGTCTTGCTAAACATGCTGGTGCCTTCTGGGGAGGACCTGATTATGGAGTATTGAGCTGGGACAACAAGCTTGCTGGAGCTCAG GTGCTTCTGAGCCGTTTGAGGTTATTCTTGAGCCCTGGGTATCCATATGAAGAAATTTTGAGGACATTTCACAATCAGACTAGCATAATCATGTGCTCATACCTGCCTGTTTTTACAACCTTTAACAGAACAAAAG GAGGCTTGATCCAGTTGAATCATGGAAGGCCACAACCTCTTCAGTATGTAGTCAATGCAGCCTTCTTAGCTACATTGTATAGTGATTATCTTGATGCTGCTGATACACCTGGGTGGTATTGTGGACCCAACTTCTACTCTACTGACGTGTTGCGAGAATTTGCTAAAACTCAg ATTGATTACATCCTTGGCAAAAATCCTCGAAAAATGAGTTATGTCGTGGGCTTTGGTAATCATTACCCAAAACATGTCCACCATAGAGGCGCATCTATTCCAAAGAACAAAATCAAATACAATTGTAAAGGGGGGTGGAAATGGAGGGACACTCCAAAGGCAAACCCAAACACGATTGATGGGGCCATGGTTGCTGGTCCTGACAAACATGATGGTTTCCGTGATGTTCGTTCTAATTACAACTACACAGAGCCGACTCTTGCAGGAAATGCAGGTTTGGTAGCAGCACTCGTTGCTTTGTCGGGAGAAAAATCTGTTGGAATTGACAAAAATACGATTTTCTCTGCGGTTCCCCCAATGTTCCCCACTCCACCACCACCTCCGGCACCCTGGAAACCATGA